Below is a window of Burkholderia cepacia DNA.
CGGACGCGGTACGCGCACGGCCTTCGCGGCCGCGAGGAAGGTGCCCGTCATCGGCTCGGGAGGCAGCGCGCGTTTCGCGCTGAACAAACCGTTCGGCCGCCACACGAGGAACACGATCAGCAGCCCGAACGCGAACAGGTCGCGATAGCTCGTGCCGAACAGCGCGACGCCATAGCTTTCGACGAGACCGAGCAGCAGGCTGCCGGCGATCGCACCCGGCACGTTGCCGAGTCCGCCGATCAGCAGCGCGACGACGCCCTTCAGCGTGGCCTGGAAGCCCATCGCCGGATCGATGCTGTTGTAGTACATGCCGACCAGCAATCCGCTCACGCCGCCGAGCGCGCACGCGATCGCGAACACGGTCTGGTTCACGCGGTCGACGTCGACGCCCATCTGCAGCGCCGCGTCGCGATCCTGCGCGGTCGCGCGCACGGCCCAGCCGAGCCGCGTGAAGCGCAGGAAGCCGTACAGCAGCGCGGCCGCCGCGATGCCGATGCCCGCGATCAGCAGGTCGAGCGAGCCGAGCGTCGCACCGGCGATCCGCACGTGCCAGTCGGGCAGCGGCGTCGGCACCGCGCGCGGGTCCGCACCGAAGGCGAGCTGCGCGAGCTGGTCGAGGATGAAGCTGATGCCGATCGTCGCGAGCAGCGGCGCGATGCGCGCCGCGTGGCGCAGCGGCCGCAGCCCGATCCGCTCGATCGCGACGCCGAGCGCGCCGCAGCCGACGACGACGGCCGCCAGCGCGACTGGCAGCGGAAGCCCGAAGCGCGTCAGGCACAGCCAGCCGATGAATGCGCCGACCATGTAAACCGAGCCATGCGCGAAGTTGATCAGGTGCGACACGCCGAAGATCAGCGCGAGCCCGACCGCGAGCAGCGCGTAGATGTTGCCGACGATGAGGCCGTTGAGCGTGTAGTCGAGCCAGGAAGCCATCACGATGCGTCCGTCACTTGCATGCGGTTCATGCGGAATCAGCGTGCGGCGAGCTGCGGTTTCGCGCCGTCCCACAGCGCCCACTGCCCCTGCTTCACGACGAGATACACGGTGCGCGCACCGGCGACACGACGCGTCTGCGGATCGAAGCGCACCTTGCCGAAGATCACGCTCGGTACATCGCTGACCTTCGCGAAGCCGTCGTGCGCGGCCTGGCGCGTCGTGCCGTAGCGGCGCAGCACCTCGGCCGACAGGATCAACGCGTCATAGGCGCGCGCGACGAACGAATCGGGATCGGTATGGAATTTCGCGCGATAGCGCTGCACGAACGCCTGTACTTCGGGGCGCGGCTCTGCCGGGAAGAAGTTCGATTCCGTAAAGACGCCTTCGACGGCCGTGCCGCCCAGTTCGAGGAATTTCGGCGAATACACGGAGCCGACCGCCGCGATCGGCAGCGCGACGCCCGACGTGCGTGCCTGCCGCACGATCTGCGCGCCGTCCGCGTAGTACGAGATCAGCACGATCGAATCGGGCTTCGACGCGCCGATCCGCACGAGCGTCGAGCGGAAATCCTTCTCCGCCGGCTGGTAGCCTTCGGCCGCGACGACCTGCGCGCCGAGCCCGGCCACCGCCTTCGCGAAGATGTCCTTGCTGGTGCGGCCCCAGTCGGTGTTCAGGTACAGCACCGCGATCCGCTTGAAACCGAGTTCCTTCACCGCGTAGCGCGCCAGCAGCGGCTGCTCTTCGGCCTGGCTCAGCGCGGTGCTCCACAGATAGTCACCGCCCTTCGTGAAATCCGGATGCGAATTCGTGAAGCCGAATTGCACCAGTTGCCCGCGCTGGTAGATCGGCGACGCGGCCATCGACGTCGCGCTCGAGAAGTCGCCAAGCTCGATCGCGATGCGCGGATCGGCGACGAACTTCTGCGCGATCGCGACTGCCTGGCGCGGATCGCTGCGGCTGTCCTGGAAGTCGATCGCGAGCGGCCGGCCGTGTATGCCGCCGCTGCCGTTGATCTCGTCGAGCGCGAGATCGAAGCCGCGCTTCCATTGCTCGCCGTATTGCGCGTCCTGGCCCGTGAGCGGTCCGCTCACGCCGACCACCACCGGCTCGCCCGACACGCCCGCCGCGAGCGCGCCGCCCGTCGACAAGCCCCATGCGGCAGCGAGCGCCGCCACCGTGCCCAGCACGCGCCGCCATGCGCCGCGTACGTCGTTCCCCGAAACGTTCATGCCGCCCCCACCTTCAGTCAGTCGAAAAGAGTGAGGGCATGTAACCATCCGGTTCAGGGCGATCCAACGAAGTTTTGCGCATATCGATATCGCGTGCCGCGCGAAGCGGATCGCGCTCGCGAACGGTCATCCGTTCGACCCGCTTGGCACGCGCCATCGACACACATCGCATCGCGTTGATTCGATTGGTGTTTCCTTCGCGTCGCCACGCGCAACCGATGCGCGGGCTTGTGCAACCGCACGCTGCAGCAATCGCACGCTTCGCAGTTTTCGCGCTGTCGATAGCAAAAATCATTATATGAATCACGCATGCTCGCACTTCTACAATGCGTAAATCGCATCATCGGAACGCGTCATGGAGCTGCATCAACTCGAAGCCTTTTCCGCGGTCATGTCGGCCGGCAGCGTGACCGGCGCAGGCGAGCTGCTCGGCCGCTCGCAGCCTGCCGTCACGCGGCAGATCCAGGAGCTCGAAGCCGATCTCGGTTACGCGCTGTTCGACCGGCACGGCCCGCGCGTCACGCCGACGCGGCGCGCGTTCCTGCTGTACGAGGAAGTCGAACGCTCGCTGGTCGGCCTGCGCGCGATCGAGGCACGCGCACGCGCGCTCGGCGATGAAACGGCTGAACCCGTGCGCATCGCGGCCACGCCCTCGCTCGCGGCCACACTCGTGCCCGCCGCGCTTGCCGCGCTGCCCGACGACGCACACGCGCCGCACTATCAATTGCGCAGCGAATCGGCCGAGCATGTCGTACACGAAGTGCTGGCCGGCACGGCCGACGTCGGCGTCGTCACGCTGCCGATGGCGCATGCCGGGCTCGACGTGCACTGGATCGCGCAAACGCCGTGCGTCGCCGTGCTGCCCGCCGGCGATCCGCTTGCGGCGAAGCCGCGCATCGCGCTGCGCGATCTCGCGCGCCGCCGCATCGTGACGGTCGCGAACCGGCACCGGCTGCGCCAGCGGATCGACGCGGCGTTCGCGGCCGCGCGCGTCGATGCACGCGTGTTCATCGAAACCAATGCGTCGCTGAATGCGGTGATGGCCGCGCGTGCGGGTATCGGGATCGGCATCGTCGATCCGGCGACGGGCGTCGCGCTGCCGGTGGACGGCGTCGTCGCGCGGCCGCTCGACGTCGACATCCCGTTCGCGTTCGGCGTCGCGACGCCGGCCGGCAAGCCGCGCACGGCAGCCGTCGATGCGCTGCTCGACGCGCTGCATCGCACGACACGCACGCTGCTCGACGACGTGATCTTTCACGACGCAGCCGCGCACGACGCGCTGCTGCGCGGCGACCGGCTACGCAGCGAGCGGGCGACACGC
It encodes the following:
- a CDS encoding ABC transporter permease yields the protein MASWLDYTLNGLIVGNIYALLAVGLALIFGVSHLINFAHGSVYMVGAFIGWLCLTRFGLPLPVALAAVVVGCGALGVAIERIGLRPLRHAARIAPLLATIGISFILDQLAQLAFGADPRAVPTPLPDWHVRIAGATLGSLDLLIAGIGIAAAALLYGFLRFTRLGWAVRATAQDRDAALQMGVDVDRVNQTVFAIACALGGVSGLLVGMYYNSIDPAMGFQATLKGVVALLIGGLGNVPGAIAGSLLLGLVESYGVALFGTSYRDLFAFGLLIVFLVWRPNGLFSAKRALPPEPMTGTFLAAAKAVRVPRPVLVALIALAAVLPWLGASPYVLQTLTNAWLYGLLALSLTLVAGTVGQISLGHAALLVIGAYASALLSSDLGWSPAVTIPCAGIITAVLGTLLVYPAFRLRGHYVSIATLGIGEVVSLVILNWDGLTRGPLGITGIAPLPWASTARAAYWFTFAVLVAFALVQVRLLRSHLGRTLRAVREDDVAARAHGIAPNRYKAIAFAVGGVAAGVSGGIAAHLYSYINHQTFDSQVSILALTMVILGGLGNVLGGIAGAIALIGLPELFRWAADYRMLIYGLVLLLLVRFRPQGLLGTV
- a CDS encoding ABC transporter substrate-binding protein, which codes for MNVSGNDVRGAWRRVLGTVAALAAAWGLSTGGALAAGVSGEPVVVGVSGPLTGQDAQYGEQWKRGFDLALDEINGSGGIHGRPLAIDFQDSRSDPRQAVAIAQKFVADPRIAIELGDFSSATSMAASPIYQRGQLVQFGFTNSHPDFTKGGDYLWSTALSQAEEQPLLARYAVKELGFKRIAVLYLNTDWGRTSKDIFAKAVAGLGAQVVAAEGYQPAEKDFRSTLVRIGASKPDSIVLISYYADGAQIVRQARTSGVALPIAAVGSVYSPKFLELGGTAVEGVFTESNFFPAEPRPEVQAFVQRYRAKFHTDPDSFVARAYDALILSAEVLRRYGTTRQAAHDGFAKVSDVPSVIFGKVRFDPQTRRVAGARTVYLVVKQGQWALWDGAKPQLAAR
- a CDS encoding LysR family transcriptional regulator; the encoded protein is MELHQLEAFSAVMSAGSVTGAGELLGRSQPAVTRQIQELEADLGYALFDRHGPRVTPTRRAFLLYEEVERSLVGLRAIEARARALGDETAEPVRIAATPSLAATLVPAALAALPDDAHAPHYQLRSESAEHVVHEVLAGTADVGVVTLPMAHAGLDVHWIAQTPCVAVLPAGDPLAAKPRIALRDLARRRIVTVANRHRLRQRIDAAFAAARVDARVFIETNASLNAVMAARAGIGIGIVDPATGVALPVDGVVARPLDVDIPFAFGVATPAGKPRTAAVDALLDALHRTTRTLLDDVIFHDAAAHDALLRGDRLRSERATRPPRTTRARRTRPEAA